The following are encoded together in the Capsulimonas corticalis genome:
- a CDS encoding M50 family metallopeptidase, whose translation MIGSGVLNIISIVYGVLAIRMAVDVWRKRRSLFDDQVTPEDLRLANGIASYFLWPPIVLLHEGGHALVAALFGAHGIRLHFFGYWGEITYPPQLTDRQDWWVALAGNLVNYILGIGLALAARYLRVSLIWRIILASAAANQWFVVLLWYPMLCLSGSFLGDFNVIYGKSYWWAGSAIVAAINVISLIGYVWGTYYESGKAWVHKHIWRAETSAPPSQKV comes from the coding sequence ATGATCGGCTCTGGCGTTCTCAATATTATTTCCATTGTTTACGGTGTCCTCGCCATTCGCATGGCCGTCGATGTCTGGCGCAAGCGGCGCAGTCTGTTCGACGACCAGGTGACGCCTGAGGATCTGCGACTGGCTAACGGAATCGCGTCTTACTTCTTGTGGCCGCCGATCGTGCTGCTGCACGAGGGAGGGCACGCGCTGGTCGCGGCGCTGTTTGGCGCGCATGGAATTCGGTTGCACTTCTTTGGTTACTGGGGAGAGATCACCTATCCGCCTCAGCTTACGGATCGGCAGGATTGGTGGGTCGCGCTTGCGGGGAACCTGGTCAATTATATTCTGGGGATCGGGCTGGCGCTCGCGGCGCGGTATCTTCGCGTATCCCTGATCTGGCGCATCATCCTTGCGTCCGCCGCCGCGAACCAATGGTTCGTCGTGCTGCTCTGGTATCCGATGCTTTGCCTTTCGGGTTCGTTTTTGGGCGATTTTAACGTCATCTACGGCAAGTCGTATTGGTGGGCGGGAAGCGCCATCGTGGCGGCGATCAACGTCATTAGTTTGATCGGCTATGTCTGGGGGACGTACTACGAGAGTGGTAAGGCGTGGGTTCACAAACACATCTGGCGGGCGGAGACCAGCGCTCCGCCCAGCCAGAAAGTGTAG
- a CDS encoding AEC family transporter: MQSVLNAVLPIFALIFVGYFCARRGVLAPSAVDHLNTFVVRLALPVVLFQSMAQITWGEVDHPGFLAAFVGGMAATFVVSFALDRRKSHRLADKSIEGLGASYPNTGFMGIPLCLAVFGERGLPPAAISSFLIACVLFAGAIVLIEMDLQQEKSLGRTLVKAARSLATNPLLVAPVIGLLCAALHVTLPIPILRFTTLLGAAASPCALVTIGLFLAQPAASCEMSTVWRLVVLKLLFQPVVTGALAFCVFPMPPLWSHTALLLSALPIGTGPFMLAKLYDREAAVTSRAILFSTLISVVTISALVAWNGRE; this comes from the coding sequence ATGCAATCCGTCCTCAACGCCGTCCTCCCCATATTCGCGCTGATCTTCGTCGGCTACTTCTGCGCGAGGCGCGGCGTGCTTGCGCCGTCGGCCGTCGATCACCTGAACACGTTTGTCGTACGATTAGCGCTGCCGGTGGTGCTGTTTCAGTCGATGGCGCAGATTACCTGGGGCGAGGTGGACCATCCGGGGTTTCTGGCGGCGTTCGTGGGCGGGATGGCGGCGACTTTTGTTGTCTCGTTTGCGCTGGATCGGCGGAAGAGTCATCGGCTGGCGGATAAGAGCATTGAGGGGCTGGGGGCGTCTTATCCGAACACGGGATTTATGGGAATCCCGTTGTGTCTGGCGGTGTTTGGGGAGCGGGGTCTGCCGCCGGCGGCGATCTCCTCGTTTTTGATTGCCTGCGTGCTCTTTGCCGGAGCCATCGTGCTGATCGAGATGGACTTGCAGCAGGAGAAGAGCCTGGGGCGGACCCTCGTCAAGGCGGCGCGGTCGCTGGCGACGAATCCGCTGCTGGTCGCGCCGGTGATCGGGCTGCTGTGCGCGGCGCTGCATGTGACGCTGCCGATCCCTATTCTGCGTTTCACCACATTGCTTGGGGCGGCCGCGAGTCCGTGTGCGCTGGTGACGATCGGTTTGTTTCTCGCGCAGCCCGCCGCCTCGTGCGAAATGTCCACGGTATGGCGGCTCGTCGTCCTCAAACTGCTGTTCCAGCCGGTCGTGACGGGCGCGCTCGCCTTCTGCGTCTTTCCCATGCCGCCGCTCTGGTCCCACACGGCGCTGCTGCTCAGCGCCCTCCCCATCGGGACCGGCCCCTTCATGCTCGCCAAGCTCTACGACCGCGAAGCCGCCGTCACCTCACGCGCGATTCTCTTCTCCACATTGATTTCCGTCGTCACGATTTCCGCGCTCGTCGCGTGGAACGGGCGCGAGTAA
- a CDS encoding prolipoprotein diacylglyceryl transferase yields MLQNWVSWTPASGCYALGYGVGLAAWMGMARRRKLATSGMAIVMMAGALGGLVGAHIAQWIVAGSDGKSVLGALAGGYLAAMVCKRSLGIRRPTGDLFAVALSAGEAVGRWGCYFAGCCYGKPTNEPWGIWGHGAMRHPTQIYLSAANAVILAILLWCDRKRPPENTLFFLQGALYCAARFAIEFFREGSVLALGLTAAQWACAAGFVFFAVKLQRLLAPARLIVATGGAQS; encoded by the coding sequence ATGCTGCAAAATTGGGTCTCATGGACGCCCGCGAGCGGATGCTACGCCCTGGGGTATGGCGTAGGATTGGCCGCGTGGATGGGGATGGCGCGCCGCCGCAAGCTCGCCACGAGCGGCATGGCGATCGTGATGATGGCGGGAGCGCTCGGCGGACTGGTCGGAGCGCACATCGCCCAGTGGATCGTGGCCGGGTCGGACGGCAAGTCGGTGCTGGGGGCGCTGGCCGGCGGTTATCTCGCGGCGATGGTCTGCAAGCGCTCTTTGGGAATCCGGCGTCCGACGGGAGACTTGTTCGCCGTGGCGCTGAGCGCCGGCGAGGCGGTCGGGCGCTGGGGCTGTTACTTCGCCGGCTGCTGTTATGGGAAGCCGACAAATGAGCCCTGGGGGATCTGGGGGCACGGGGCCATGCGTCACCCGACGCAGATCTATCTGAGCGCCGCGAACGCCGTCATCCTGGCGATCTTGCTCTGGTGCGACCGCAAGCGGCCGCCGGAGAATACGCTGTTCTTCCTGCAAGGCGCGCTCTACTGCGCGGCGCGGTTCGCGATTGAGTTCTTTCGCGAAGGAAGCGTGTTGGCGCTCGGCCTCACGGCGGCGCAGTGGGCGTGCGCCGCCGGCTTTGTCTTTTTCGCCGTCAAGCTCCAGCGTCTGCTGGCTCCCGCGCGGCTGATCGTGGCGACGGGAGGCGCTCAGTCATGA
- a CDS encoding GGDEF domain-containing protein — protein MHTITLEDAPANTIGPLFRRRLIFTVSYIGLLLLALLLPGISHERRVVFDNCSCVLAPLAAALWMFRDLWASRNAEGGEGSRRARAIRLSCTFLALAAFADVIGEGIWCYYEVIAKRETPFPSLADIAYVLEHPLLLTAILLMPSRPISPAMRLRVFLDSLMIMASILTFSWYFVLGPTVLASHETLLAAALSAEYPIGDLILLGCVLILSVQERRTIPSAAVALLAGGFVSIVIADVVFAYQTLHGTYATGELVDIFWPLAYLLIALAATVLRRPQSSEDELFLRRADGARRAEGPLWRSLFPYALLPVVASLVVYCIRSRGPATLENGVYGGAALLVVLVLFRQIAAILDNARLNRDLQTAYLDLQEAQEAIELKNASLAAANERLESLAMTDGMTGLVNHRVFYERLSEACARAARYGAPFALLLLDVDRFKHYNDTFGHPAGDAVLKDVAHLLEAGARDTDIVARYGGEEFAMLLPLNDLEGARMMAERVRASIEAYAFAHRQITVSIGVAACSADQETPELLVSSADQALYEAKRAGRNRVVLAKQVAESAPLEMDPISERRKAS, from the coding sequence TTGCATACGATCACGCTGGAGGATGCTCCCGCCAATACCATAGGTCCTCTCTTTCGCCGCCGGCTGATCTTTACCGTTAGCTATATCGGCCTGCTCTTGCTGGCGCTCCTCCTGCCGGGGATTTCCCATGAGCGCCGTGTCGTCTTCGACAACTGCAGCTGCGTGCTGGCGCCGCTTGCGGCGGCGTTATGGATGTTTCGGGACCTGTGGGCGTCCCGAAACGCGGAGGGCGGAGAAGGAAGCCGGCGCGCCCGCGCCATTCGCCTTTCCTGTACGTTTTTGGCGCTGGCGGCGTTTGCGGATGTGATCGGCGAGGGCATCTGGTGCTATTACGAAGTGATCGCCAAGCGGGAAACGCCGTTCCCCTCGCTGGCGGATATTGCTTACGTGCTGGAGCACCCGCTGCTCCTGACAGCCATCCTCTTGATGCCGTCGCGCCCGATCTCGCCCGCGATGCGTCTGCGCGTATTTTTGGACAGCCTGATGATCATGGCGTCCATCCTCACGTTCAGCTGGTACTTTGTGCTGGGGCCGACTGTGCTGGCGTCCCATGAAACCCTGCTCGCGGCGGCGCTGAGCGCCGAATACCCGATTGGCGATCTGATCCTGCTGGGCTGCGTCTTGATCCTCTCCGTTCAGGAACGCCGGACGATTCCCAGCGCCGCAGTCGCGCTTCTGGCGGGCGGGTTTGTCAGCATTGTCATCGCGGACGTCGTGTTTGCCTATCAGACGCTGCATGGGACCTATGCGACCGGCGAGCTCGTGGACATCTTTTGGCCGCTGGCGTATCTACTGATCGCGCTTGCGGCGACCGTGCTGCGGCGCCCGCAATCGTCGGAGGATGAGCTGTTTTTGCGGCGCGCGGACGGAGCGCGCCGGGCGGAAGGCCCCCTCTGGCGCTCACTCTTTCCCTATGCGCTGCTGCCCGTGGTCGCCAGTCTGGTGGTTTACTGCATTCGGAGCCGGGGACCGGCCACGCTTGAGAACGGCGTCTACGGCGGCGCGGCGCTGCTGGTGGTGCTGGTGCTGTTCCGGCAGATCGCCGCGATTCTGGATAACGCCAGGCTGAACCGCGACCTGCAAACAGCGTATCTGGATCTTCAGGAGGCGCAGGAAGCGATTGAGCTTAAGAACGCATCGCTGGCGGCGGCCAATGAGCGGCTGGAAAGCCTGGCGATGACCGACGGCATGACGGGGCTCGTCAACCATCGCGTGTTTTACGAGCGTCTGAGCGAAGCCTGCGCCCGCGCGGCGCGCTACGGCGCGCCGTTCGCGCTGCTGCTGCTGGATGTCGACCGCTTCAAACATTACAACGATACCTTCGGCCATCCGGCGGGAGACGCGGTGCTCAAGGACGTGGCGCATCTGCTGGAGGCCGGCGCGCGGGATACGGATATCGTGGCGCGTTACGGCGGCGAGGAGTTCGCGATGCTGCTGCCGCTCAACGACCTGGAGGGCGCGCGAATGATGGCGGAGCGCGTCCGCGCGTCCATCGAGGCGTACGCCTTCGCGCACCGGCAAATTACCGTCAGTATCGGAGTCGCCGCCTGCTCCGCCGACCAGGAAACTCCGGAGCTGCTGGTGAGCAGCGCGGATCAGGCGCTGTACGAAGCGAAACGCGCGGGAAGAAACCGTGTGGTTCTGGCGAAACAGGTCGCCGAGTCTGCTCCGCTGGAGATGGACCCAATCTCCGAACGCCGGAAAGCGTCTTAA
- a CDS encoding HD-GYP domain-containing protein, whose amino-acid sequence MSSKSSQYRRRRIKRGLTAMAPAKAALLAGVVLLLASCVSSVALYCSAQRAAFDGMRAELSRTAAMAATVVDADAHKQFVSPEQEASPEYRRAIAPLARILTASGDMKFVYTCVLRQDKVYFILDPTPAGDSNGDGVDDKSHIMDAYPEAPQSMIETLRTGIGGSDSKVYPDRWGSFMSGYAPLRDSQGSLVGIVGVDMNATQYLKHLEHLQRALWVGFVMALLMSLGAAICVYSYQRNAQAASAERLASAEALRRAHEELRQTNNDLEERVHLRTAELLVAYNATIEGWSRALEMRDHETEGHCRRVTDLALRMGEALGMNDDELNTLRQGALLHDIGKMGIPDEILLKPGALTESEWAIMRLHPEYAVQMLQPIEFLEPALDIPRYHHEKWDGTGYPCGLSGEEIPRAARLFALVDVWDALRSDRPYRRAWSHDRVCEHIRGLAGSHFDPALTEIFLDVVGEEQTDLPLAA is encoded by the coding sequence TTGTCCAGCAAATCTTCCCAATACCGGCGGCGGCGGATCAAGCGGGGCTTGACGGCGATGGCGCCCGCCAAGGCGGCTTTGCTCGCGGGCGTTGTCCTGCTGCTGGCGAGCTGCGTCAGCAGCGTCGCGCTCTATTGCAGCGCTCAGCGCGCGGCCTTCGACGGCATGCGCGCCGAGCTTAGCCGCACGGCCGCCATGGCGGCGACCGTGGTCGATGCGGACGCGCACAAACAATTTGTCTCGCCCGAGCAAGAGGCGTCGCCGGAGTATCGCCGCGCGATCGCCCCGCTGGCGCGTATCCTCACCGCGAGCGGCGACATGAAGTTCGTCTACACCTGCGTGCTGCGCCAGGACAAAGTGTACTTTATTCTCGATCCTACTCCCGCCGGCGACTCCAACGGCGATGGGGTGGACGACAAGTCACATATCATGGATGCGTACCCCGAAGCGCCGCAGTCGATGATCGAAACACTGCGCACCGGGATCGGCGGCTCCGACTCGAAAGTCTATCCTGACCGGTGGGGGAGTTTCATGAGCGGCTATGCGCCGTTGCGGGATTCGCAAGGGAGCCTGGTGGGGATTGTGGGTGTCGATATGAACGCCACTCAATATCTCAAGCATCTGGAGCATTTGCAGAGGGCGCTCTGGGTCGGCTTCGTCATGGCGCTCTTGATGTCTCTGGGCGCCGCGATCTGTGTCTACAGCTATCAGCGCAACGCCCAGGCCGCGTCCGCCGAGCGCCTCGCATCCGCTGAAGCCCTGCGCCGCGCCCATGAAGAGCTGCGGCAAACCAACAACGATTTGGAGGAGCGCGTCCACCTGCGGACGGCGGAGCTGCTGGTCGCTTATAACGCGACCATTGAAGGTTGGAGCCGCGCGCTGGAGATGCGCGACCACGAGACGGAGGGCCATTGCCGCCGCGTCACCGACCTGGCCCTGCGCATGGGGGAGGCGCTGGGCATGAACGATGACGAGCTGAATACCCTGCGTCAGGGCGCGCTGCTGCACGATATCGGCAAGATGGGGATTCCGGATGAGATTCTGCTCAAGCCCGGAGCTCTGACGGAATCCGAATGGGCGATCATGCGCCTGCATCCCGAATACGCCGTCCAGATGCTCCAGCCGATCGAGTTTCTGGAGCCCGCGCTCGACATTCCTCGTTACCATCACGAAAAGTGGGATGGCACGGGCTATCCCTGCGGCCTCAGCGGCGAAGAGATCCCGCGCGCCGCCCGCCTCTTCGCCCTGGTCGATGTGTGGGACGCCCTGCGCTCCGACCGCCCCTACCGGCGCGCCTGGTCCCACGACCGCGTCTGCGAGCATATCCGGGGGCTTGCCGGATCCCACTTCGATCCCGCGCTCACGGAAATCTTCCTGGACGTGGTCGGCGAGGAACAGACGGATCTGCCGCTGGCGGCCTGA
- the eutC gene encoding ethanolamine ammonia-lyase subunit EutC encodes MGIFDAQGRHQRLTGSRADSPMLEALHEIAPVGTSLAPASVWTRLREFTPARIGVAPTGVSQPTGDHLDFQWDHAQARDAVGSPLDTESLQAGLAELGLETIRLHSEAADRSEYIQRPDLGRRLSAPSLGLLADQPKNWDIVFVIADGLSATAANRHSAPLLQAVLPTLRQSDWRIGPAVLVQQGRVAVGDAVAEALRADMVVVLIGERPGLTTPDSLGVYLTWQAHAATADSQRNCLSNIRPEGLPYPIAAARLLYLMQESRRRQLSGVLLKEEADLSSLEHSPQAAL; translated from the coding sequence ATGGGGATCTTTGACGCTCAGGGTCGGCATCAGCGGCTGACGGGGTCGCGCGCGGACAGCCCGATGCTGGAGGCGCTCCACGAGATCGCCCCCGTCGGAACTTCGCTAGCCCCCGCGTCCGTCTGGACGCGCCTGCGCGAGTTCACGCCGGCCCGGATCGGCGTCGCCCCAACCGGAGTATCGCAGCCGACCGGCGACCATCTCGATTTCCAGTGGGACCACGCCCAGGCCCGCGACGCCGTTGGATCTCCGCTGGATACGGAGAGTTTACAGGCGGGCCTCGCCGAACTTGGCCTGGAGACGATTCGCCTGCATAGCGAAGCCGCCGACCGCTCTGAATACATCCAGCGCCCCGACCTGGGCCGCCGCCTGAGCGCCCCGTCGCTCGGCCTGCTCGCCGACCAGCCCAAGAACTGGGACATCGTGTTCGTCATCGCCGACGGCCTCAGCGCCACCGCCGCGAACCGCCACTCCGCGCCCTTGCTTCAGGCCGTCCTCCCCACGCTCCGCCAATCCGACTGGCGCATCGGGCCCGCCGTCCTCGTCCAACAAGGCCGCGTCGCGGTCGGCGACGCCGTCGCCGAAGCCCTCCGCGCCGACATGGTCGTCGTCCTCATCGGCGAACGCCCCGGCCTCACCACGCCCGACTCCCTCGGCGTCTACCTCACCTGGCAAGCCCACGCCGCCACCGCCGACTCCCAGCGCAACTGCCTCTCCAACATCCGCCCCGAAGGCCTCCCATACCCCATCGCCGCCGCCCGCCTTCTCTACCTGATGCAAGAATCCCGCCGCCGCCAGCTCTCCGGCGTGCTGCTCAAGGAAGAAGCCGATCTCTCCTCCCTGGAACATTCGCCGCAAGCCGCGCTGTGA
- a CDS encoding RNA polymerase sigma factor, producing the protein MSLREANRIRKYRNGDQAAFREIYDQYAPRVMGYLIRLTGDRADAEDMVQEVFVAAYQGRAGFGERASMLTWLLGIATRRWRDKNRKQTLRFSDPADTDESLDSLPQTGSPLESRVIAAIALDDALEQLAPEYREALLLVAGQGLTYAEAAAITGEPVGTVKWRVSVATRKLQQLLSAEDQEEPHGVPTHRP; encoded by the coding sequence ATGAGCTTGCGCGAAGCCAATCGCATCAGAAAATACCGGAACGGAGATCAAGCGGCCTTCCGTGAGATCTACGATCAGTATGCGCCGCGCGTGATGGGCTATCTGATTCGCCTGACCGGGGACCGGGCGGACGCGGAAGATATGGTTCAGGAGGTATTTGTCGCCGCCTATCAAGGACGCGCGGGTTTTGGGGAGCGCGCCTCGATGCTGACATGGCTGCTGGGGATCGCCACCCGGCGCTGGCGGGACAAAAACCGCAAACAAACGCTCCGCTTCTCCGATCCGGCGGACACGGACGAAAGCCTAGATTCCCTCCCCCAGACCGGTTCGCCGCTGGAGAGCCGCGTCATCGCCGCCATCGCTTTGGACGACGCGTTAGAGCAATTGGCGCCGGAATATCGCGAGGCGCTGCTGCTGGTCGCCGGCCAGGGACTCACTTACGCGGAGGCGGCGGCGATTACGGGAGAGCCGGTCGGCACGGTCAAATGGCGCGTCTCCGTCGCCACTCGCAAGCTCCAGCAGCTCTTAAGCGCTGAAGATCAGGAGGAACCCCATGGCGTCCCCACACATCGACCATGA
- a CDS encoding radical SAM protein, whose translation MKPTGVDNPETMAAGSDAPWTEETQSLCPQCLRDIPAVLTEHGGRVWMESVCPRHGASRALLASDAGEYRRLRQYVPARVGGGCCGGDTVCDPNSGPPVCVLLLEITLACNLRCPTCYADAHGHDFMTVDEARRRLDEFFRRQSALDLLMLSGGEPTIHPQFAEILDLALEYPIGRILVNTNGLRIAQSDALCATLSRHRDKVELFFSFSSFRPDVHERLYGRDLRAEKELALQKAGEAGLFVTLVPTVERGVNDDEIGDLYRYALAHDHVNGLNFQPVMSSGRYEHDDYAAPERLTLTDVIALLEAQTGGALRRSDFVGLPCSHPDCSALTYGLLDARRETITPLPRHLDVAQYLDLFSDRISFAGVIGGAARRVWSDTVHLRGARTLRDLAILFMRGGLRDVLPLLGKPEQMGRRVFRIVVKPFMDAHTYDRRRIDQCCTKILTETGEAISFCEYNILHRGRRPRAAGIALPMVTQGAPL comes from the coding sequence ATGAAACCAACCGGCGTGGACAATCCAGAGACGATGGCGGCGGGGTCGGATGCGCCCTGGACCGAGGAGACGCAAAGCCTCTGCCCGCAATGCCTGCGTGATATTCCCGCAGTCTTGACGGAGCACGGCGGGCGGGTCTGGATGGAGAGCGTTTGCCCGCGCCACGGCGCGAGCCGCGCGCTGCTTGCTTCGGATGCGGGGGAGTATCGCCGCCTGCGCCAGTATGTGCCCGCGCGCGTCGGGGGCGGGTGCTGCGGCGGGGACACGGTGTGCGATCCGAACTCCGGACCTCCCGTTTGCGTGTTATTGCTGGAAATCACCCTGGCCTGCAACCTGCGCTGCCCGACCTGCTACGCCGACGCGCATGGTCACGACTTCATGACGGTCGACGAAGCGCGCCGGCGGCTGGATGAGTTCTTTCGGCGGCAGTCGGCGCTGGATCTCCTGATGCTCAGCGGCGGCGAGCCGACGATCCATCCTCAGTTCGCCGAGATTTTGGATCTGGCGCTGGAGTATCCCATCGGGCGCATTCTGGTCAACACCAATGGGCTGCGCATCGCGCAGAGCGATGCGCTCTGCGCGACTCTGTCTCGCCACCGGGACAAAGTCGAACTGTTCTTTTCGTTCAGCAGTTTTCGCCCGGACGTGCACGAGCGTTTGTATGGCCGCGATCTGCGCGCGGAAAAAGAGCTGGCGCTTCAGAAGGCCGGGGAGGCGGGGCTCTTTGTCACGCTGGTCCCCACCGTGGAGCGCGGCGTGAACGACGACGAGATCGGCGATCTGTATCGATACGCCCTCGCGCACGATCATGTCAACGGCCTGAACTTCCAGCCCGTGATGAGCAGCGGCCGCTACGAGCATGACGACTACGCCGCGCCGGAGCGCCTGACGCTCACGGATGTGATCGCGCTGCTGGAGGCGCAGACGGGAGGCGCGCTGCGGCGTTCGGATTTTGTCGGGCTTCCGTGCAGCCACCCCGATTGCAGCGCGCTGACCTACGGCCTCCTCGACGCCCGCCGCGAGACGATCACGCCGCTGCCGCGCCACCTGGACGTCGCGCAGTATCTAGACCTCTTCTCCGATCGAATCAGCTTCGCCGGAGTGATCGGCGGCGCGGCCCGGCGTGTCTGGTCGGACACGGTCCATCTGCGCGGCGCGCGCACGCTGCGGGACCTTGCGATCCTGTTCATGCGCGGCGGCCTGCGCGATGTCCTGCCCTTGCTTGGCAAGCCCGAACAGATGGGCCGCCGCGTCTTCCGGATCGTGGTCAAGCCGTTCATGGACGCCCATACGTACGATCGCCGTCGCATCGATCAGTGCTGCACCAAGATCTTGACGGAAACTGGCGAAGCGATCTCGTTTTGCGAATACAATATTCTGCATCGCGGCCGCCGGCCCCGCGCGGCGGGCATCGCGCTTCCCATGGTGACCCAAGGCGCGCCGTTATGA